GCCATCAGACCGTCAAGGATGTGCTCGAGGCGATGGGTATCCCGCATACCGAGGTCGACCTGATCCTGGTGAACGGGGATCCGGCCGGCTTCGGGCATCGCCCGGCCGTCGGTGACCGGATCGCGGTGTACCCGATGTTCGAGGCGCTCGACATCGGGACGACGGCCCGGCTACGCCCGGTGCCGCTGAGGGATCCGCGGTTCGTGATCGACGTCAACCTCGGCCGGTTGGCGCGGCTCCTGCGCGTGCTCGGTTTCGACGTGTGGTGGTCCAGCGACGCCGACGACCAGTCCCTGGCCGATATCAGCGTCGAGCAGCAGCGGATCCTGCTGACCCGAGACCGCGGCCTGCTGAAACGTCGCGCAATCACCCACGGCTTGTTCGTTCACTCTCAGCAGCCGGAGGAGCAGACGCTGGAGATGCTGCGGCGGCTGGATCTGCGCCGCAGAGTGGCGCCGTTCACCCGGTGTGTGCGCTGCAACGGCCAGCTGGCCGCGGTGCCGAAGGAGGCGGTGGTGGACCGCCTGGAGCCATTGACCCGCCGCTATTACGATGAGTTCAGCCGTTGCCCGGACTGTGATCAGATCTATTGGTCCGGAACGCATTTCGCGAAATTGCGCAGTCTTGTCGACAGATTGCTCGACCAACTCTGACCGTTTGCGCCGAATCGGATCGGCTGGGCGCGAAGGGCTTTGGACCCGCTCCCACTCTCACTATACGGCCGGGGGTGGGGCTTGCGGCAAGGCCCCTGACGTGCTGCACAATCTTTCGGTCCGTGACGAGATGGGGGATGTTGTGACGAGTACGCCGATACCGTTCCAGGTGCACGAGTCCGGTGCACTGCTG
The genomic region above belongs to Mycolicibacterium sp. HK-90 and contains:
- a CDS encoding Mut7-C RNAse domain-containing protein, encoding MAGFVTVRAYAELNDFLGPEARGVPVRRPCQSHQTVKDVLEAMGIPHTEVDLILVNGDPAGFGHRPAVGDRIAVYPMFEALDIGTTARLRPVPLRDPRFVIDVNLGRLARLLRVLGFDVWWSSDADDQSLADISVEQQRILLTRDRGLLKRRAITHGLFVHSQQPEEQTLEMLRRLDLRRRVAPFTRCVRCNGQLAAVPKEAVVDRLEPLTRRYYDEFSRCPDCDQIYWSGTHFAKLRSLVDRLLDQL